The following proteins are co-located in the Phocoena phocoena chromosome 1, mPhoPho1.1, whole genome shotgun sequence genome:
- the RIIAD1 gene encoding RIIa domain-containing protein 1: MATLPGGIQGLYPEALSPEQLEKLRGFKIQTRITNEKYLRTHKEVELLISGFFREMFLKRPDNIQEFAADYFTDPRLPNKIHMQLIKEKKAA; this comes from the exons ATGGCGACCCTGCCGGGCGGGATTCAAGGGCTGTACCCCGAGGCGCTGAGTCCCGAGCAGCTGGAGAAGCTGCGCGGCTTCAAG ATTCAGACTCGGATTACTAATGAAAAGTACCTAAGGACCCACAAAGAAGTGGAGTTGCTCATAAGTGGTTTCTTCAG agaaatgtttttgaaaagacCAGACAACATTCAAGAATTTGCTGCAG ACTATTTCACAGATCCAAGACTTCCCAACAAGATTCACATGCAGCTAATTAAGGAGAAGAAAGCGGCTTAA